A single window of Rhodococcus jostii RHA1 DNA harbors:
- the rsmH gene encoding 16S rRNA (cytosine(1402)-N(4))-methyltransferase RsmH translates to MVDHEGEDSSPTDGFGHIPVLLHRADELLGPALTVNDPQGGGAVMIDATLGLGGHSEHFLRTYPQLRLIALDRDPHALEIAGGRLAPFADRITFVHTRYDGIEDALDQAGLPAQESVHGILFDLGVSSMQLDESDRGFAYSIDAPLDMRMDPTTGITAAEVLNTYSHGDLARILSTYGEERFAGKIASEIVRQRAKEPFTTSAALVELLYRSIPAATRRTGGHPAKRTFQALRVEVNGELDSLRAAVPAALDALTVGGRVVFMSYQSLEDRVVKQEITPRSKSKSPEGLPVELPGMGPEFRILTRGAERASEQEVEENPRSAPVRLRAAERIARRSAA, encoded by the coding sequence ATGGTGGATCACGAGGGGGAAGATTCCTCGCCCACCGATGGTTTCGGTCACATTCCGGTTCTGCTTCACCGCGCCGACGAACTGCTGGGCCCAGCCCTCACCGTGAACGACCCGCAGGGCGGGGGAGCCGTCATGATCGACGCGACCCTCGGTCTCGGCGGACACTCCGAGCACTTCCTGCGGACCTACCCCCAGCTGAGGCTCATCGCCCTCGACCGTGATCCGCACGCGCTCGAGATCGCCGGCGGCCGGCTCGCGCCCTTCGCCGATCGCATCACGTTCGTGCACACCCGCTACGACGGCATCGAGGACGCGCTCGACCAAGCGGGGCTGCCCGCGCAGGAGTCCGTGCACGGGATCCTCTTCGACCTCGGCGTCTCCTCGATGCAGCTCGACGAATCGGATCGGGGGTTCGCGTATTCGATCGACGCGCCCCTCGACATGCGGATGGACCCGACCACCGGCATCACCGCGGCCGAGGTCCTCAACACGTACAGCCACGGAGATCTCGCTCGCATCCTCAGCACGTACGGCGAGGAGCGCTTCGCGGGCAAGATCGCGTCGGAGATCGTCCGGCAGCGCGCGAAGGAGCCGTTCACCACCAGCGCAGCACTGGTCGAACTGTTGTACCGCTCCATTCCTGCGGCGACCCGCCGTACCGGGGGACATCCCGCCAAGCGGACGTTCCAGGCCCTTCGAGTGGAGGTCAACGGCGAGCTCGATTCACTGCGCGCCGCGGTCCCGGCTGCACTCGACGCGTTGACCGTCGGGGGACGCGTCGTGTTCATGTCGTACCAATCCCTCGAAGACCGGGTCGTCAAGCAGGAAATCACTCCCAGGTCGAAGTCGAAGAGCCCCGAGGGGCTTCCTGTCGAACTACCGGGGATGGGACCGGAGTTCCGGATCCTCACACGAGGGGCGGAGCGGGCGTCCGAACAGGAAGTCGAAGAGAACCCACGATCAGCCCCGGTGCGTTTGCGCGCTGCAGAAAGAATTGCCAGGAGGTCGGCGGCATGA
- the mraZ gene encoding division/cell wall cluster transcriptional repressor MraZ, translating to MFLGTYTPKLDEKGRLTLPAKFRDALAGGLMVTKGQDHSLAVYPREEFTALARKAAAASRSDPEARAFVRGLAAGTDEQHADAQGRITLSADHRRYAGLSKDCVVIGSVDFLEIWDAQAWQTYVEANEENYSQATGVALGEIV from the coding sequence GTGTTTCTCGGTACCTACACGCCGAAGCTCGACGAGAAGGGGCGGCTCACGTTGCCCGCAAAGTTCCGGGATGCGCTGGCGGGAGGGTTGATGGTCACCAAGGGTCAGGATCACAGCCTCGCGGTGTATCCCCGGGAAGAGTTCACGGCACTCGCACGCAAGGCCGCGGCCGCGTCGAGAAGCGATCCGGAGGCGCGAGCCTTCGTTCGTGGGCTGGCGGCAGGTACCGACGAGCAGCACGCAGATGCCCAGGGGCGCATCACCCTCTCGGCAGATCACCGTCGTTACGCGGGTCTCTCCAAGGACTGCGTAGTGATCGGTTCGGTCGATTTCCTCGAAATCTGGGATGCGCAAGCCTGGCAGACCTACGTCGAGGCGAACGAGGAGAACTACTCGCAGGCAACAGGAGTCGCGCTCGGCGAGATCGTCTGA
- a CDS encoding DUF3040 domain-containing protein, with protein sequence MPLSEHEQRMLDQIESALYAEDPKFASTVRGGRMRAASSRRRLQAVALFVLGLVLLIAGVALPIKPGGFPVISLIGFIVMFGAGVLLLWGGGKSKSGQSSRGGSTTQGETGRADRGKPRSGRKSGGFSSRMEDRFKKRFEQE encoded by the coding sequence GTGCCACTCTCCGAGCACGAGCAGCGCATGCTCGACCAGATCGAGAGCGCTCTCTACGCCGAGGATCCCAAGTTCGCCTCCACTGTGCGAGGCGGTCGCATGCGTGCGGCATCGAGTCGTCGTCGATTGCAGGCGGTGGCCCTGTTCGTTCTGGGGCTGGTCCTGCTCATCGCCGGCGTCGCCCTTCCGATCAAGCCTGGCGGTTTTCCCGTCATCAGCCTGATCGGCTTCATCGTCATGTTCGGTGCCGGAGTCCTCCTCCTGTGGGGTGGAGGTAAGAGCAAGTCCGGACAGTCCTCACGTGGTGGCTCGACCACGCAAGGTGAGACCGGCCGTGCCGATCGCGGTAAGCCCCGAAGCGGGCGCAAGAGTGGCGGATTCTCGTCGCGAATGGAAGACCGCTTCAAGAAGAGATTCGAGCAGGAGTAG
- a CDS encoding SAV_6107 family HEPN domain-containing protein, producing MLLDRADALLAQSVGAGGPADRFHSAYLAALRGAGAVLAAVEGPAAGRRRTRTRNAWVLMADAAPEFVNWADYFAGHSATRAAIEAGMSRTLTDLEADEFFVEVGRFLQAVEDHIGRGAGLDLRAS from the coding sequence GTGCTGCTCGATCGCGCCGACGCGCTCCTCGCCCAATCGGTGGGTGCCGGTGGGCCGGCGGATCGATTCCACAGCGCGTATCTGGCCGCGCTCCGCGGGGCGGGCGCAGTGCTGGCCGCCGTCGAGGGGCCTGCGGCGGGGCGCAGACGGACACGAACGCGTAACGCCTGGGTTCTCATGGCCGACGCGGCGCCCGAATTCGTGAACTGGGCCGACTACTTCGCCGGGCACTCGGCCACCCGTGCCGCGATCGAGGCGGGAATGTCGCGAACCCTCACCGATCTCGAGGCCGACGAGTTCTTCGTCGAGGTCGGACGCTTTCTCCAGGCCGTCGAAGATCACATCGGACGTGGCGCAGGTCTCGATCTGCGGGCGTCCTAA
- a CDS encoding GNAT family N-acetyltransferase: MRPVDTNADQTPLVVELSATEFRDRLHEALSIYVAAMGYPHGTEYHRAPMWNEHLQRSGWRGVGALVPAGDGSTDNAAARLVAVAYGYRGAPEQWWHQQVRSGLRHTGWTRDQIDVILGNYFELTELHVHPDAQGHRLGETLLLRLLERRPERGVLLSTPEVADEDNRAWRLYRRLGFRDVLRHFRFAGDNRPFAVLGRGLPL, from the coding sequence GTGAGACCGGTCGACACGAACGCTGACCAGACTCCGCTCGTGGTCGAACTCTCGGCCACCGAGTTCCGCGACCGCCTGCACGAGGCGCTGTCGATCTACGTCGCCGCCATGGGCTATCCCCACGGCACCGAATACCACCGGGCGCCGATGTGGAACGAGCACCTGCAGCGATCGGGGTGGCGGGGCGTCGGCGCGCTCGTCCCGGCCGGTGACGGATCCACCGACAACGCGGCCGCCCGCCTCGTCGCCGTCGCCTACGGCTACCGCGGGGCGCCCGAACAGTGGTGGCACCAGCAGGTCCGTTCGGGTCTGCGCCACACGGGGTGGACCCGGGACCAGATCGACGTGATCCTCGGCAACTACTTCGAACTCACCGAACTCCACGTCCACCCGGACGCCCAGGGACACCGGCTCGGCGAGACCCTGCTCCTCCGCCTCCTCGAACGCAGGCCCGAACGCGGGGTGCTGCTCTCCACCCCCGAAGTGGCGGACGAGGACAACCGCGCCTGGCGGCTGTATCGCCGCCTCGGCTTCAGAGATGTCCTGCGCCACTTCCGATTCGCCGGGGACAACCGGCCGTTCGCGGTGCTGGGACGCGGGCTTCCCCTGTGA
- a CDS encoding phytoene desaturase family protein: MIDAVVVGSGHNALVSACYLARSGWSVEVIERDTVLGGAVSTVERFPGYKVDRGSSAHIMVRHTGIVEELDLGAHGLRYLDCDPWAFAPAPAGSDRPGIVFRRSLDATCRSIEESCGAADADAYRRFVAVWGPRSTRVMRAFSNPPTGPALLSSFWGLDTGGGGSDLSRQFLGSGDALLDEYFDDERLKAALAWFGAQSGPPMSEPGTAPMVGFAALMHTIPPGRAVGGSGALTAALAARLRADSGTVSLGDAAVSLSRDGDSWTTRTASGREIRSRAVIAGCHVLTTLGLLERGGYDAQTLDRWRRRIRVGPGIGMVVRLATDALPAYPSAPDASVTHGLQLLVSDRAHLRLAHGAALAGELPPRPAVLGMSFSGLDPTIAPEGRHQVTLWSQWQPYRLSGGRRWSDLAGPEADRIVAEIDALAPGFGESVLDRHVQSPQDLEDEMGLLGGNVMHVEMSLDQMMMWRPLPELSGHRVPGADRLYLTGASTHPGGGVSGASGRSAARIALHDDRRGLGRLRRRR, encoded by the coding sequence GTGATCGACGCGGTGGTGGTGGGGTCGGGACACAACGCCCTCGTGTCGGCGTGTTACCTCGCGCGATCCGGGTGGTCGGTCGAGGTGATCGAACGCGACACCGTGCTCGGCGGCGCGGTGTCCACGGTGGAACGCTTCCCCGGGTACAAGGTCGACCGCGGGTCGTCCGCGCACATCATGGTCCGTCACACGGGGATCGTCGAGGAACTCGATCTCGGCGCGCACGGACTGCGGTACCTCGACTGCGATCCGTGGGCGTTCGCCCCCGCCCCGGCGGGTTCGGATCGGCCGGGCATCGTGTTCCGCCGCAGCCTGGATGCGACGTGCCGGTCCATCGAGGAGTCGTGCGGCGCCGCGGATGCCGACGCGTACCGCCGGTTCGTGGCGGTGTGGGGTCCGCGCAGCACACGGGTCATGCGCGCGTTCTCGAATCCGCCGACCGGGCCCGCGCTGCTCTCGTCGTTCTGGGGGCTCGACACGGGCGGCGGCGGTAGCGACCTCTCCCGGCAGTTCCTCGGTTCCGGCGATGCGCTGCTCGACGAGTACTTCGACGACGAGCGTCTCAAGGCGGCCCTCGCATGGTTCGGCGCCCAGTCCGGTCCGCCGATGTCGGAGCCGGGGACGGCGCCGATGGTCGGATTCGCGGCGTTGATGCACACCATTCCGCCCGGCCGTGCCGTCGGCGGCAGCGGAGCCCTGACCGCGGCCCTCGCCGCGAGGCTGCGGGCCGACTCCGGGACCGTCTCGCTCGGCGACGCGGCGGTCTCGTTGAGCCGCGACGGCGACTCCTGGACGACGCGGACGGCGTCCGGCCGGGAGATCCGCTCACGGGCGGTGATCGCGGGCTGTCACGTGCTGACCACGCTCGGCCTGCTCGAGCGCGGCGGGTACGACGCACAGACCCTCGACCGGTGGCGTCGCCGGATCCGCGTCGGCCCGGGGATCGGGATGGTGGTGCGGCTGGCCACCGACGCCCTCCCCGCCTATCCGAGTGCGCCCGACGCCTCGGTCACCCACGGGCTCCAGCTGCTGGTCTCGGATCGCGCGCACCTGCGGCTCGCGCACGGCGCGGCCCTCGCCGGGGAACTCCCGCCGCGGCCCGCGGTGCTGGGAATGAGCTTCAGTGGCCTCGACCCCACCATCGCACCCGAGGGCAGGCACCAGGTGACCCTGTGGTCGCAGTGGCAGCCGTACCGGCTGAGCGGCGGCCGGCGCTGGAGCGACCTCGCCGGACCGGAGGCCGATCGGATCGTCGCCGAGATCGACGCGCTGGCTCCCGGTTTCGGTGAGTCCGTCCTCGACCGGCACGTGCAGTCGCCGCAGGACCTCGAAGACGAGATGGGGTTGCTCGGCGGCAACGTCATGCACGTGGAGATGTCGCTGGACCAGATGATGATGTGGCGTCCCCTCCCCGAACTGTCCGGGCACCGGGTGCCGGGTGCCGACCGCCTGTACCTCACCGGCGCCTCCACCCACCCGGGCGGCGGGGTGTCCGGGGCGAGCGGTCGCAGCGCCGCACGCATCGCGCTCCACGACGACCGGCGGGGCCTGGGACGCCTGCGACGCCGGCGATGA
- a CDS encoding carotenoid biosynthesis protein: MTSRLPLILACAAVAAQIVYPLVHGGIRDVVTVLVVALLAAASVTHAAVTRGARWTVGLVVVTAGLGLCSEVVGTATGFPYGCYDYSVDRLGPALAGVPLVVPFAWTAGFYPVWCVASVLARGPRRRLTRIALTTIGVVGWDLYLDPQMVADGQWHWCVTDAGLPGIEHIPLTNYAGWFVVAAVMAIAVDRIDRRLDAGHRHRDGVPIGLFLWTWLGSALAHSVFLGAPELRYSAIYGWLAMGILGVPLLVSLLRPRVRRPGTHDTHPHT, encoded by the coding sequence ATGACCTCCCGCCTGCCCCTGATCCTCGCGTGCGCGGCGGTCGCGGCGCAGATCGTCTACCCGCTGGTGCACGGCGGGATCCGCGACGTGGTCACCGTGCTCGTCGTCGCGCTGCTGGCCGCGGCGTCCGTCACCCATGCGGCGGTGACCCGGGGTGCCCGCTGGACGGTGGGACTGGTGGTCGTCACCGCGGGGCTCGGTCTGTGCTCCGAGGTCGTGGGCACGGCCACCGGCTTCCCCTACGGCTGCTACGACTACAGCGTCGACCGTCTCGGGCCGGCACTCGCGGGGGTGCCTCTGGTGGTGCCGTTCGCGTGGACGGCCGGGTTCTATCCGGTGTGGTGCGTGGCGTCCGTACTCGCGCGGGGTCCGCGTCGACGGCTGACGCGGATCGCGCTGACGACGATCGGTGTGGTCGGCTGGGACCTGTACCTCGACCCGCAGATGGTCGCGGACGGGCAGTGGCACTGGTGTGTCACCGATGCCGGCCTGCCCGGTATCGAGCACATTCCGTTGACCAACTACGCCGGGTGGTTCGTCGTCGCGGCCGTGATGGCCATCGCCGTGGACCGCATCGACCGTCGACTGGACGCCGGGCACCGGCACCGTGACGGTGTCCCGATCGGGTTGTTCCTGTGGACGTGGCTCGGTTCGGCGCTGGCCCATTCGGTGTTCCTGGGTGCTCCCGAGTTGCGGTATTCGGCGATCTACGGGTGGTTGGCGATGGGAATCCTGGGAGTTCCGCTGCTCGTGTCGCTGCTTCGGCCGCGCGTCCGGCGACCCGGGACCCACGACACGCACCCTCACACCTGA
- a CDS encoding LppM family (lipo)protein produces MQPPSVPTSTRSRRALSLAALGLLLVPLLAGCLRVQVSMGVSADDRVSGQIVAAAVPANDQDKGPQLTPPDSLSGKVRVQEYKKDGYVGSQAFFSDLTFGDVQQLGTMSEQANGSFQISLQRTGDLVTLDGKADLSSVPAQGTDVQFTIAFPARVATTNGTREGDSIVSWKLPAGDTSTIRAEVRYSDPSTRSFAGWAGIMAGVTLGVAVIVGALAWLARNRDPVIGSGRARDHSEV; encoded by the coding sequence GTGCAGCCGCCCTCAGTTCCGACCTCGACCCGCTCGCGGAGGGCTTTGTCCCTCGCGGCCCTCGGCCTCCTCCTCGTGCCCCTCCTCGCGGGATGCCTGCGGGTTCAGGTGTCGATGGGGGTGTCCGCCGACGACCGGGTCTCCGGCCAGATCGTGGCCGCCGCCGTGCCGGCGAACGATCAGGACAAGGGCCCGCAACTCACTCCGCCCGACTCGCTGTCGGGCAAGGTGCGCGTCCAGGAGTACAAGAAGGACGGGTACGTCGGCAGCCAGGCGTTCTTCAGCGACCTGACGTTCGGCGACGTGCAGCAGCTCGGCACCATGTCGGAGCAGGCCAACGGAAGTTTCCAGATCTCGCTCCAGCGGACCGGCGACCTCGTGACCCTCGACGGGAAGGCCGATCTCAGTTCGGTCCCCGCGCAGGGCACGGACGTGCAGTTCACGATTGCCTTCCCGGCGCGCGTCGCCACCACCAACGGCACCCGTGAGGGCGACTCGATCGTGTCGTGGAAACTTCCCGCCGGCGACACCTCGACGATCCGCGCCGAGGTGCGTTACTCGGACCCGAGCACCCGTAGCTTCGCGGGCTGGGCGGGCATCATGGCCGGTGTGACGCTGGGCGTCGCCGTGATCGTCGGTGCGCTGGCCTGGTTGGCCCGCAACAGGGATCCGGTGATCGGCAGCGGTCGCGCACGGGACCACTCGGAGGTGTGA
- a CDS encoding glycosyltransferase produces MTSRPIERVVRVGSLISVLGLATSVANLCRAPRLPAAARPVTEPVTVCIPARDERDRLPDLIGDLREQRGVDDLRVFVYDDGSTDGTAEVADAASGADPRFSVMRGTAEPPPGWVGKPAACHRVSEHAFARGRGDGGILVFLDADVRLRPGALNAACAALRESGAALVCPWPFQQAGSVTEGLVQPLLAWSWAATLPIRVADRSRRPSTAVACGQFMVFDSAAYRRVGGHRAVVDSVTEDLDIARLLRTRGHATTLVVAGRSASCRMYEDAGALRRGYDRWLWTAFGSRLGAAAVLGAANVAFVAPPVAFAAGRGRVRRWGAVGYLAATTSRLCARALERGDRLTAADVAGAVAHPLSVAAVTALTVSSHRSHHRGRTRWKGRSLS; encoded by the coding sequence GTGACCTCTCGCCCGATCGAGCGGGTCGTCCGGGTCGGCTCCCTGATCTCGGTTCTCGGTCTCGCCACCAGCGTCGCCAACCTGTGCCGCGCCCCGCGGCTCCCGGCGGCGGCCCGCCCGGTCACCGAACCCGTCACCGTCTGCATTCCGGCCCGGGACGAGCGTGACCGGCTGCCGGACCTGATCGGCGACCTGCGCGAACAGCGAGGGGTCGACGATCTGCGGGTGTTCGTCTACGACGACGGCTCCACGGACGGGACCGCCGAGGTCGCGGACGCCGCGAGCGGCGCGGACCCCCGCTTCTCCGTGATGCGGGGAACCGCGGAACCGCCGCCGGGCTGGGTGGGCAAACCCGCAGCCTGCCACCGGGTGAGTGAGCACGCCTTCGCCCGGGGCCGCGGTGACGGGGGGATACTCGTGTTCCTCGACGCCGATGTGCGGTTGCGTCCGGGCGCCCTGAACGCCGCGTGCGCCGCGCTGCGCGAGTCCGGGGCCGCGCTGGTCTGCCCGTGGCCGTTCCAGCAGGCGGGGTCGGTGACCGAGGGGCTGGTGCAGCCGCTGCTCGCGTGGTCGTGGGCGGCGACGCTGCCGATCCGCGTGGCCGACCGGTCGCGGCGCCCGTCGACGGCGGTGGCCTGCGGGCAGTTCATGGTGTTCGATTCCGCCGCGTACCGCAGGGTCGGGGGTCACCGGGCCGTCGTGGACAGCGTGACGGAAGACCTCGACATCGCGCGACTGCTCCGCACTCGGGGTCACGCGACCACACTGGTCGTGGCCGGCCGGTCGGCGTCGTGCCGGATGTACGAGGACGCGGGCGCGCTGCGCCGCGGTTACGACCGCTGGCTGTGGACGGCATTCGGCTCCCGCCTCGGCGCCGCGGCGGTCCTCGGTGCGGCGAATGTGGCGTTCGTCGCGCCGCCGGTCGCGTTCGCGGCCGGACGGGGACGCGTGCGCCGGTGGGGGGCAGTGGGGTATCTCGCGGCCACGACGTCCCGGCTGTGCGCCCGGGCACTCGAACGCGGTGACCGCCTCACCGCCGCCGACGTCGCAGGCGCGGTCGCACACCCGCTGTCCGTCGCCGCGGTGACGGCACTGACGGTGTCGTCACATCGCAGTCACCACCGCGGGCGCACCCGGTGGAAGGGGCGGAGCCTCAGCTGA
- the metF gene encoding methylenetetrahydrofolate reductase [NAD(P)H], which yields MTFDSVRGRASEGWVTRTPSIVDRIRSSSDGRVPFSVEFSPPRDEAAEARLWRAVREFERMGPAFVSMTYGAGGSTRDRTVRVTGQLAEETTLLPVAHLTAVSHSVDELRSMVGAYADRGISNILVLRGDPPGDPLGEWEKHPDGVEYAEDLVRLVRDLGDFHVGVASFPEGHYRAPDLAHDTRYLVSKLRAGAEYSITQMFFDVDDYLRLRDRVSAYDPEQGAKPIIPEIMPITSLRSVRRVLELSGSRLPAHLEKRLATAAGDGPEENRAAVREIGIDVATEMSERLIAEGAPGLHFITLNFARATSEVLARLGDKVGSGVADPAPVTPARVS from the coding sequence GTGACATTCGATTCCGTCAGGGGGCGGGCCAGCGAAGGTTGGGTAACCCGCACTCCGTCCATCGTCGACCGGATCCGGTCGTCCAGCGACGGCCGGGTCCCCTTTTCCGTCGAGTTCTCGCCGCCGCGTGACGAGGCCGCCGAGGCTCGTCTGTGGCGTGCCGTCCGGGAGTTCGAGCGGATGGGTCCGGCCTTCGTGTCCATGACCTACGGCGCGGGCGGGTCGACGCGCGACCGCACGGTCCGCGTCACCGGTCAGCTCGCCGAGGAGACCACCCTCCTGCCGGTCGCGCACCTCACGGCCGTGTCGCACAGTGTCGACGAACTGCGGTCGATGGTCGGTGCCTACGCCGACCGCGGAATCAGCAACATCCTGGTCCTGCGCGGCGACCCGCCCGGTGACCCGCTGGGCGAGTGGGAGAAGCATCCGGACGGCGTCGAGTACGCCGAGGACCTCGTGCGGCTCGTCCGCGACCTCGGCGACTTCCACGTCGGCGTCGCCTCGTTCCCGGAAGGCCACTACCGGGCACCCGATCTCGCGCACGACACCCGGTACCTGGTGTCGAAGTTGCGGGCAGGTGCCGAGTACTCGATCACCCAGATGTTCTTCGACGTCGACGACTACCTGCGACTGCGCGACCGGGTGTCGGCGTACGACCCCGAACAGGGCGCCAAGCCGATCATCCCCGAGATCATGCCGATCACGTCGCTGCGGTCGGTCCGCCGCGTGCTCGAACTGTCGGGATCGCGTCTCCCGGCGCACCTCGAGAAGCGTCTCGCCACGGCCGCCGGGGACGGTCCCGAGGAGAACCGCGCCGCCGTGCGCGAGATCGGCATCGACGTCGCCACCGAGATGAGCGAACGCCTCATCGCGGAGGGGGCACCCGGCCTGCACTTCATCACCCTCAACTTCGCGCGCGCCACGAGCGAGGTGCTTGCCAGGCTCGGCGACAAGGTCGGTTCGGGTGTGGCGGATCCCGCCCCGGTCACCCCGGCGCGGGTCAGCTGA
- a CDS encoding polyprenyl synthetase family protein encodes MEATLSVGTRPAALAAEVENALRDFFTSRQDLVDSVGGGYREAVTTLEDFVLRGGKRVRPAFAWTGWVGAGGDARGPDAGPVLRACSALELVQACALVHDDIIDASTTRRGFPTVHVEFAEQHRAGAWSGDSAHFGEGVAILLGDLALAWADDMIRESGITPDASARISPVWSAMRTEVLGGQFLDISNEARADESIVAAMKVNRYKTAAYTIERPLHLGAALAGADDTLVSAYRRFGTDIGIAFQLRDDLLGVFGDPAVTGKPSGDDLRAGKRTVLFAMSLQRADAEDPAAAALLREGIGTDLSDSDVDTLRTTITSLGAVADVEKQIEELVGNALSTLAASTATTEAKQQLTEMAVAATRRDY; translated from the coding sequence CTGGAGGCAACACTGTCCGTTGGAACGCGCCCCGCCGCCCTCGCGGCCGAGGTCGAAAATGCGCTTCGCGACTTCTTCACCAGCCGGCAGGACCTCGTCGACTCCGTGGGTGGTGGTTACCGCGAGGCCGTGACCACGCTCGAAGACTTCGTCTTGCGCGGAGGCAAGCGGGTCCGCCCGGCCTTCGCGTGGACCGGTTGGGTCGGGGCGGGTGGCGACGCTCGTGGCCCCGACGCCGGACCCGTGCTCCGCGCCTGCTCCGCGCTGGAACTGGTTCAGGCCTGCGCGCTGGTCCACGACGACATCATCGACGCGTCCACGACGCGTCGCGGGTTCCCGACCGTCCACGTCGAGTTCGCGGAACAGCACCGCGCCGGGGCGTGGAGCGGTGATTCCGCTCACTTCGGCGAGGGCGTCGCGATCCTCCTCGGCGATCTCGCGCTGGCCTGGGCCGACGACATGATCCGCGAATCCGGAATCACCCCGGACGCGTCGGCCCGCATCTCCCCCGTCTGGTCCGCGATGCGCACCGAGGTGCTCGGCGGGCAGTTCCTCGACATCAGCAACGAGGCCCGGGCGGACGAGTCGATCGTCGCCGCCATGAAGGTGAATCGGTACAAGACGGCCGCGTACACCATCGAGCGGCCCCTACACCTCGGTGCGGCGCTCGCAGGCGCCGACGACACCCTGGTCTCGGCGTACCGCCGATTCGGCACCGACATCGGTATCGCCTTCCAGCTCCGCGACGACCTGCTCGGCGTGTTCGGCGATCCGGCCGTGACGGGGAAGCCCTCCGGCGACGACCTGCGGGCGGGCAAGCGCACCGTCCTGTTCGCAATGTCGCTGCAGCGCGCCGACGCCGAAGACCCCGCGGCGGCCGCGCTCCTCCGCGAGGGCATCGGCACCGACCTGTCAGATTCGGACGTGGACACCCTCCGGACCACGATCACGTCCCTCGGCGCGGTCGCGGACGTGGAGAAGCAGATCGAGGAACTCGTCGGGAACGCGCTGTCGACGCTGGCGGCGAGCACCGCCACTACCGAGGCGAAGCAGCAGCTCACCGAGATGGCCGTCGCCGCGACGCGCCGCGACTACTGA